A stretch of Fusobacterium sp. DNA encodes these proteins:
- a CDS encoding SinI family restriction endonuclease: MPSLKDFHMSDIILSQQSEEILRSKANYCYLYNSCMNDIDLFPNIRSNEIVDASSYVNKWIEKLKKAMEKTYPSSKIASGVQTLPDPVINIMLKQKYINLSEDCLLGIQEAHNLCMNIENIQGELLEEFIARNIEEYGWIWCRGSIIRSVDFYHLNSNTLLQIKNKYNTENSSSITVRNGRTIEKWNRIGKPLNGENTFNWRELNNKINERKLSNNQPNIELTEEKYETFIKMCIRNNPMLLIPGNYWDNLQSDEDEIIEE, encoded by the coding sequence ATGCCATCATTAAAAGATTTTCATATGAGTGATATAATCTTAAGTCAACAAAGCGAAGAAATACTGCGATCAAAAGCAAATTATTGTTATTTATATAATTCCTGTATGAATGATATAGATCTTTTTCCTAATATAAGAAGTAATGAAATTGTTGATGCTTCAAGTTATGTAAATAAATGGATTGAAAAATTGAAAAAAGCAATGGAAAAAACATATCCTTCATCTAAAATAGCTAGTGGAGTACAAACTCTTCCAGACCCAGTTATAAATATTATGTTAAAACAAAAATATATAAATTTGAGTGAAGATTGTCTTCTAGGAATACAAGAAGCGCATAATCTTTGTATGAATATTGAAAATATTCAAGGAGAATTATTAGAAGAATTTATAGCTAGGAATATAGAAGAATATGGTTGGATATGGTGTAGGGGAAGTATAATTAGAAGTGTAGATTTCTATCATTTAAATAGCAATACATTATTACAAATAAAAAATAAATATAATACAGAAAATAGTTCAAGTATTACAGTTAGAAATGGAAGAACTATTGAAAAATGGAATAGAATAGGGAAACCGCTGAATGGAGAAAATACTTTTAATTGGAGAGAGTTGAATAACAAAATAAACGAAAGAAAATTAAGTAATAATCAGCCAAATATTGAATTAACAGAGGAAAAATATGAAACTTTTATAAAAATGTGTATAAGAAATAACCCTATGTTATTAATTCCAGGAAATTATTGGGATAATTTACAAAGTGATGAAGATGAAATAATTGAAGAATAG
- a CDS encoding tyrosine-type recombinase/integrase — translation MRRANGNGGITKVSGNRRKPYKVTITKGWDPNTGKQIKKLLGYFVSQKEANKALADYLDTPYDLELSNITFKYIYDKWSQVKYQKVSNSAILGYKSAYDNVEKLHYMKIKEIKTRHLQEAIDNCPKGLATKKKIKYLFGQIFAYAMQNDIISKDYSKFIDIGKNTSENKRKPFSTKEIEILWQQLNNIEFIDTILIMIYSGFRIGELLELEIVNIDLENKTMTGGLKTEAGKNRLIPIHPKIIPLIKNRYDLNNKYLIVNFKNKQMKYDNYYREKFIPIMEQLNMIHRPHDCRHTFATLLSNANANATAIKKMIGHESYITTEKIYTHKDIEELRKNVELIN, via the coding sequence ATGAGAAGAGCTAATGGAAATGGAGGAATTACAAAAGTTTCTGGCAATCGAAGAAAGCCATATAAAGTTACTATCACTAAAGGTTGGGATCCAAATACTGGAAAACAGATAAAAAAATTGCTTGGATATTTCGTTTCACAAAAAGAAGCAAATAAAGCTCTTGCTGATTATTTAGATACACCATATGACTTAGAACTATCAAATATTACTTTTAAATATATTTATGATAAATGGAGTCAAGTTAAATATCAAAAAGTTAGTAATTCAGCTATATTAGGTTATAAATCAGCATATGATAATGTAGAAAAGCTTCACTATATGAAAATAAAAGAGATAAAAACAAGACATTTGCAAGAAGCAATAGATAATTGCCCTAAAGGCCTAGCTACTAAAAAGAAAATAAAATATCTATTTGGACAAATATTTGCATATGCTATGCAGAATGACATTATATCCAAAGATTATAGTAAATTTATAGATATTGGAAAAAATACTTCTGAGAATAAAAGAAAGCCATTCAGCACTAAAGAAATAGAAATATTATGGCAGCAATTAAATAATATCGAATTTATTGATACTATACTGATCATGATTTATAGTGGGTTTAGAATAGGAGAACTTCTTGAACTAGAAATTGTTAATATAGATTTAGAAAATAAAACTATGACTGGGGGATTAAAAACAGAAGCTGGTAAAAATAGACTCATTCCTATACATCCTAAAATAATACCACTAATCAAAAATCGATATGATCTCAATAATAAATATCTTATTGTAAATTTTAAAAACAAACAAATGAAATATGATAACTATTATCGAGAAAAATTCATTCCTATAATGGAACAATTAAATATGATACATCGTCCTCATGACTGCCGTCATACCTTTGCCACATTACTTAGTAATGCTAATGCCAATGCTACTGCTATCAAGAAAATGATAGGCCATGAAAGTTACATTACAACTGAAAAAATCTATACTCATAAGGACATAGAAGAGTTAAGAAAAAATGTAGAATTAATAAATTAA
- a CDS encoding DNA cytosine methyltransferase, with product MYNVISLFSGAMGLDIGAEKAGATIKVCIEKDKFAAATIRRNTKIPVIESDINEVSSEKILEVAGLEKGEVFAIIGGPPCQPFSYAGKQLGLGDFRANTMVRFLNIIEEIRPKFFLMENVRGLLTAKLNSVPEEFSKYENIKELPGSVLKFLKTELKNYGYTVSFALLNAANYGVPQKRERMILFGYYGDERISIPRPTHSENSIIRNTLPWKTLREALKGLKKPQLSEYNELSDRNKKFLSLLKEGENWTNLPEDLKKEAMGGAYYLGGGKTGFYRRLSFSQPSPTLVTVPTMPATMLCHPTELRPLSIKEYARIQEFPDNWIFEGKITEIYKQIGNAVPIGLGYIAMKTLIDFYEEKNLIIKYSKYKNTTDIEFDKHFEKIQKKKNENQNQLKL from the coding sequence ATGTACAATGTAATATCATTATTTTCAGGGGCTATGGGATTGGATATAGGAGCAGAAAAAGCTGGGGCAACAATAAAAGTTTGTATAGAAAAAGATAAATTTGCAGCAGCAACAATAAGAAGAAACACTAAAATTCCAGTTATAGAATCTGATATAAATGAAGTAAGTAGTGAAAAAATATTAGAAGTAGCAGGATTGGAAAAAGGGGAAGTATTTGCAATTATTGGAGGGCCACCATGTCAACCATTTAGTTATGCAGGCAAGCAATTGGGATTAGGAGATTTTAGAGCAAATACAATGGTTAGATTTTTGAATATAATAGAGGAAATTAGACCTAAATTCTTTTTAATGGAAAATGTAAGAGGATTATTAACTGCTAAGTTAAATAGTGTTCCAGAGGAATTTTCAAAATATGAAAATATAAAAGAATTGCCAGGAAGTGTTTTGAAGTTTCTGAAAACAGAGCTTAAAAATTATGGTTATACAGTAAGTTTTGCTTTATTGAATGCTGCTAATTATGGAGTTCCACAAAAAAGAGAAAGAATGATTTTATTTGGATATTATGGAGATGAAAGAATAAGTATTCCAAGACCAACACATAGCGAAAATTCTATTATTAGGAATACTTTGCCATGGAAAACATTGAGAGAAGCTTTAAAAGGATTAAAAAAACCTCAATTATCTGAATATAATGAATTATCAGATAGAAATAAAAAATTTTTATCTTTATTGAAAGAAGGAGAAAATTGGACAAATTTACCAGAAGATTTAAAAAAAGAAGCCATGGGAGGAGCATATTATTTAGGGGGGGGGAAAACAGGCTTTTATAGGAGATTAAGTTTTTCTCAACCTTCACCTACATTAGTAACTGTACCAACGATGCCAGCCACAATGTTATGTCATCCTACTGAATTAAGACCACTTTCAATAAAAGAATATGCAAGAATTCAAGAGTTTCCTGATAATTGGATTTTTGAGGGTAAAATAACTGAAATATATAAACAAATAGGAAATGCAGTACCAATAGGGTTAGGTTATATAGCGATGAAAACCTTGATTGATTTTTATGAAGAAAAAAATTTAATTATAAAATATTCAAAATATAAAAATACAACTGATATAGAGTTTGATAAACATTTTGAAAAAATTCAAAAAAAGAAAAATGAGAATCAAAATCAATTGAAACTTTAA